A genome region from Littorina saxatilis isolate snail1 linkage group LG16, US_GU_Lsax_2.0, whole genome shotgun sequence includes the following:
- the LOC138949726 gene encoding gastrula zinc finger protein XlCGF57.1-like — MEVSDKCKEECTCNAGQDFKTEAFPAVTETSISAAEDIPATSVYAHGESFVCGGVEVEEDRKPDIARDCVTQTAFCPLSAGCYCQVEVKQEPRQVEVKQEPVEPTQHFESVEHSGKDEFPGLKNNLTRCALPYSKKRQYVCSTSAVTHDSKRQVNNHLTKERPHAFLKCTTIFGQKEGVNKHMLTHTGEKPHACPHCSKKFAQKRDLKIHMLTHTGEKPHACPSCKVKFAHKGTLKTHILTHTGEKPHACPHCLKKFAQKGYLKTHMLIHTGEKPHACPYCSKKCTRKEHLKTHMLTHTGEKPHACPHCLKKFASKSELKTHMFTHTGEKPHACPHCSKKFAQKRDFKSHMLTHTGEKPHACPHCSKKFTYKRTLKTHMLTHTGEKPHACPHCSRKFALKRTLRNHMLTHTGEKPYACPHCSKKCTRREHLKTHMLTHTGEKPHACPHCSKKFAQKRSLKTHMLTHTGEKPHACPHCLKKFAVESDFKTHMLTHT; from the coding sequence ATGGAGGTCTCCGACAAGTGCAAAGAGGAGTGTACATGCAATGCGGGGCAGGACTTCAAGACTGAGGCATTCCCAGCTGTGACCGAGACCAGCATTTCAGCGGCTGAAGACATCCCTGCAACAAGTGTGTATGCGCATGGTGagagttttgtttgtggtgGTGTGGAAGTTGAAGAGGACAGGAAACCAGACATTGCACGTGACTGTGTAACGCAAACAGCATTTTGTCCTCTGTCTGCAGGCTGTTACTGTCAAGTGGAAGTGAAACAAGAGCCACGTCAAGTGGAAGTGAAACAAGAGCCAGTAGAACCCACACAACACTTTGAGAGTGTGGAACACAGTGGTAAAGATGAATTTCCTGGTTTGAAGAACAATTTGACAAGATGTGCACTCCCATACAGTAAGAAACGACAATATGTCTGTTCCACGAGTGCAGTTACACATGATTCAAAGCGTCAAGTAAACAATCACTTGACAAAAGAAAGACCACATGCCTTCCTTAAATGTACAACAATATTTGGTCAAAAGGAGGgtgtaaacaaacacatgttaacacatacaggagaaaagccacatgcctgtcctcattgttcaaagaaatttgctcagaaACGAGATTTGAAGatccacatgttgacacatacaggagaaaagccacacgcctgtccttcttgcaaagtgaaatttgctcacaaagggactttgaagacccacatattgacacatacaggagaaaagccacatgcctgtcctcattgtttaaagaaatttgctcagaaagggtatttgaagacccacatgttgatacatacaggagaaaagccacatgcttGTCCTTattgttcaaagaaatgtaCTCGGAAAGAgcatttgaagacccacatgttgacacatacaggagaaaagccacatgcctgtcctcattgtttaAAGAAATTTGCTTCCAAAAGTGaattgaagacccacatgttcacacatacaggagaaaagccacatgcctgtcctcattgttcaaaaAAATTTGCTCAGAAACGAGATTTCAAgtcccacatgttgacacatacaggagaaaagccacatgcctgtcctcattgttcgAAGAAATTTACTTACAAAAGGACtttaaagacccacatgttgacacatacaggagaaaagccacatgcctgtcctcattgttcaagGAAATTTGCTCTCAAAAGGACTTTAAGgaaccacatgttgacacatacaggagaaaagccatatgcctgtcctcattgttcaaagaaatgtaCTCGGAGAGAGCATTTGAAGactcacatgttgacacatacaggagaaaagccacatgcctgtcctcattgttcaaagaaatttgctcagaaaaggtctttgaagacccacatgttaacacatacaggagaaaagccacatgcctgtcctcattgtttaAAGAAATTTGCTGTAGAAAGTGATTtcaagacccacatgttgacacatacatga
- the LOC138951390 gene encoding zinc finger protein draculin-like → MAPAGEDFKTDKTVNVQMERTSEIPTSSSADSNVVWLKQEAAEIPTSSSAYRDVVWLKQEAPEIPTLSCAHSDGVRLKQEAAEITTLSCAQSDGVRLKQEAAEITTLSSAYSEVIRQKQGAAEIPIDFGTIADTASFSEQDWGTCSIDIKREKDGVGEGGARPVMEVSDKCKEECTCNAGQDFKIEAFPAVTETSSSAAEDIPAASVYAHGESFVCGGVEVEEDRKPDIAREKSHACPFCKMKFALKGHLKTHMLTHSGEKPHACPRCSKKFTRKDNLKTHMLTHTEEKPHGCPDCKVKFARKGVLKTHMLTHTGEKLHLGEKRIACPYCSKKFAQKGHLKTHMLTHTGKKPENLKTHLLTHSGEKPHACPYCKVNFALKTHLLTHTGEKPHACPHCKVKFALKGHLKTHMLTHTGEKPHACPHCSKKFSQKGSLNSHMLTHTGPHACPHCVKKFAQKGSLKRHMLSHTELKNHVLTTLTCP, encoded by the exons atgg CACCAGCAGGTGAAGATTtcaagacagacaaaacagtcaACGTGCAGATGGAGCGTACATcagaaataccaacatcgtccagtgctgacagcaacgttgtttggctgaaacaagaggcagctgaaataccaacatcatcCAGTGCTTACAGGgacgttgtttggctgaaacaagaggcacctgaaataccaacattgtCCTGTGCTCACAGCGACGGTGTTAgactgaaacaagaggcagctgaaataACAACATTGTCCTGTGCTCAAAGCGACGGTGTTAgactgaaacaagaggcagctgaaataACAACATTGTCCAGTGCTTACAGTGAAGTTATTAGGCAGAAACAAGGGGCAGCAGAAATCCCAATTGATTTTGGAACCATTGCAGACACAGCTTCATTTTCAGAACAAGATTGGGGTACATGTTCAATTGATATCAAGCGTGAAAAAGACGGTGTGGGGGAGGGTGGAGCAAGGCCAGTGATGGAGGTCTCCGACAAGTGCAAAGAGGAGTGTACATGCAATGCGGGGCAGGACTTCAAGATTGAGGCATTCCCAGCTGTGACCGAGACCAGCAGTTCTGCGGCTGAAGACATCCCTGCAGCAAGTGTGTATGCGCATGGTGagagttttgtttgtggtgGTGTGGAAGTTGAAGAGGACAGGAAACCAGACATTGCAC gagaaaagtcACATGCCTGTCCTTTTTGCAAAATGAAATTTGCTCTGAAAGGGCATTTGaaaacccacatgttgacacattcaggagaaaagccacatgcctgtcctcgttgttcaaagaaatttacTCGGAAAGAcaatttgaagacccacatgttgacacatacagaaGAAAAGCCACATGGCTGTCCTGATTGCAAAGTGAAATTTGCTCGGAAAGGGgttttgaagacccacatgttgacacatactgGAGAAAAGCTACACTTAGGAGAAAAGAGAATCGCCTGTCCttattgttcaaagaaatttgctcagaaagggcatttgaagacccacatgttgacacatacaggaaaAAAGCCAGAGAATTTGAAGACCCACTTGTTGACACAttcaggagaaaagccacatgcgtGTCCTTATTGCAAAGTGAACTTTGCTTTGAAGACCCAcctgttgacacatacaggagaaaagccacatgcctgtcctcattgcaaAGTGAAATTTGCGCTGAAAGGGCATTTGAAGActcacatgttaacacatacaggagaaaagcctcacgcttgtcctcattgttcaaagaaattttcTCAGAAAGGGAGTTTGAActcccacatgttgacacataccgGACCACATGCCTGCCCTCATTGTGTTAAGAAATTTGCTCAGAAAGGGAGTTTGAAAAGACACATGTTAAGTCACACAGAACTGAAGAACCACGTGTTGACAACACTTACATGTCCTTAA